Proteins encoded by one window of Candidatus Sumerlaea chitinivorans:
- a CDS encoding Pyridoxamine 5'-phosphate oxidase produces the protein MVKEHPDPIERFRLLFERAAKSEPYDHTAACLATTDLQGRPTNRMVLLKGFDERGFVFYTNRLSPKGQHLAKTPFASLCFYWPSLGDQIRIEGPVELVSDADSDAYFASRPRGSQLGAWASYQSQPLKSRMELISRYMEYKVRFLGRPVPRPPYWGGYRIIPERMEFWHAGLFRLHDRFLYTRTQDGWHVERLSP, from the coding sequence ATGGTGAAAGAACATCCGGATCCGATTGAGCGGTTTCGGCTTCTTTTCGAGCGAGCAGCAAAGAGTGAACCTTACGACCACACAGCTGCGTGCTTGGCTACGACCGATCTGCAGGGGCGCCCAACGAATCGTATGGTGCTCTTGAAAGGATTCGATGAGCGAGGGTTTGTATTTTACACAAACCGCCTAAGCCCGAAAGGACAGCATCTCGCAAAAACGCCGTTTGCCTCCCTCTGCTTCTACTGGCCATCGCTCGGCGATCAGATTCGCATTGAGGGACCAGTGGAATTGGTGAGCGATGCGGACTCGGACGCCTATTTTGCATCGCGGCCGCGTGGCAGCCAGCTGGGGGCGTGGGCTTCATATCAAAGCCAGCCGCTAAAGTCTCGGATGGAACTGATTTCGCGCTATATGGAGTACAAGGTGCGATTCTTAGGGCGGCCAGTCCCACGCCCGCCGTACTGGGGTGGCTACCGCATTATCCCTGAGCGAATGGAGTTTTGGCACGCGGGGCTCTTCCGTCTCCACGACCGTTTTCTTTACACTCGAACGCAAGACGGCTGGCATGTCGAACGTCTTTCGCCCTAA